In one Erythrobacteraceae bacterium WH01K genomic region, the following are encoded:
- a CDS encoding DedA family protein has product MLRGLYDWTMDKAAHPHAVWWLTFFCFIEASFFPIPPHPLLGLMCLAEPKKAIRFGLIATGASVLGGVFGYAIGAFAFDLVGIPLMNAIGLGDSLPQAQCTFDEYGVAAVIIAAATPVPFKLLTITAGFLGMAIVPFLLASIAGRALIFLTVGILFRAFGAPIKRVIDKYLGTVTTVFVVLVVGGILAITQLGGGEGEEADACATVQQDAAAA; this is encoded by the coding sequence ATGCTGCGCGGATTATACGACTGGACGATGGACAAGGCGGCGCACCCCCATGCGGTGTGGTGGCTGACCTTCTTCTGCTTCATCGAGGCGAGCTTCTTCCCCATCCCGCCGCATCCGCTGCTGGGGCTGATGTGCCTGGCGGAACCGAAGAAGGCGATTCGTTTCGGTCTGATTGCGACCGGTGCGTCGGTTCTGGGCGGCGTCTTCGGCTATGCCATCGGGGCCTTCGCCTTCGACCTTGTCGGCATTCCGCTGATGAACGCCATCGGCCTCGGCGACAGCCTTCCGCAGGCGCAGTGCACCTTCGACGAATACGGTGTGGCCGCCGTCATCATTGCGGCGGCAACCCCGGTTCCGTTCAAGCTGCTGACCATCACCGCAGGCTTCCTCGGCATGGCCATCGTGCCGTTCCTGCTGGCGAGCATCGCGGGCCGCGCGTTGATCTTCCTGACCGTGGGCATTCTGTTCCGGGCCTTCGGTGCCCCGATCAAGCGGGTGATCGACAAGTATCTGGGCACGGTCACGACCGTCTTCGTTGTCCTGGTGGTGGGCGGCATTCTCGCCATCACACAGCTCGGGGGCGGGGAAGGCGAGGAAGCGGATGCCTGCGCCACCGTCCAGCAGGATGCCGCGGCGGCCTAG